The Lutibacter profundi region TGGAACGCTTTGGGGATATGGTAATAATGGGGCAAGATATTGCTGAATATGGAGGTGTTTTTAAAATTACTGAAGGGTTTTTAGAAAAATTTGGAGCAAATAGAGTTAGAAATACACCAATTTGTGAATCAAGTATTATTGAGGCTGCTTACGGACTTTCGATTTGCGGAATTAAATCTGTTGTTGAATTACAATTTTCTGATTTTGTAACCTCAGGATTCAATCCCATTATTAATTTATTAGCCAAATCACACTATCGCTGGAATCAAAATTCGGATATTGTTTTACGTATGCCTTGTGGTGCTGGAGTAGGAGCAGGCCCTTTCCACAGTCAAACAAATGAAGCTTGGTTTACCAAAACCCCTGGCTTAAAGGTTGTTTATCCTGCATTCCCTTATGATGCTAAAGGATTGTTAGCAACTTCAATAGAAGATGAAAACCCCGTACTGTTTTTTGAACATAAAGCACTGTATAGGTCTGTTTACCAAGAAGTTCCAGATAGTTATTACACCATTCCTTTAGGGAAAGCTACTCTTTTGAACGAAGGAAATGATATAAGTATTATAACCTATGGCGCTGGAGTGCATTGGGCTTTAAACGAAGTGAAAAAACATCAAATTTCAGCAGATATAATAGATTTAAGAACTTTACAACCACTTGATACAGAAACGATTTATAAATCTGTAAAGAAAACAGGTAAGGCATTAATTTTACAAGAAGACACCCTTTTTGGAGGAATTGCTTCGGATATTTCAGCTTTAATTACTGAAAATTGCTTTAAATATTTAGATGCTCCAATTAAACGTGTGGGGAGTTTAGAAACCCCAATACCATTTGCTAAAAACTTGGAAGATATGTTTTTACCTAAAAATCGTTTGTATGCTAACATTGTTGAATTGCTAAATTATTAGTAAAATAAATTTCATATCTGATTTTTATCATTAATTATTACTTATTTAAGTAATAACTTTCATCTCAAGAGTTATTTTAAATAATACTTTATTTAAATGTATTTATTAAATTTGAGTATTTATAAGTTCATTTATTAAAATTAATAGCCATGAAGAAAAAGGCACTATTGATTGAAGATGATAAAAATATTAGGGAAACTACATCCAAAATATTAGAACTTGCAAATTACAGGGTTAAAACAGCCGAAAACGGATTTTTAGGAGTACAATTGGCAAAATCTTTTTTACCAGATATATTGATATGTGATATTTCAATGCCTGAATTAGACGGGTTTGGAGTTTTGCAAATAATATCTAAAATACCTCATTTAATAAGTATTCCCTTTGTTTTTTTAACTACAAAAAAAACGACTTATACTGATTTGCGCAAAGGAATGGAGTTAGGGGCTGATGATTTTTTAAGAAAACCTTTTGAAGAATCTGAGTTATTGAGAGTAATTGAAAGCAGGTTAAAAAGGGCAGAGGCATTTAAAAATAAGAATGAAGGCCTAATTACTGAAATTGAACATGTTGAACCCCACGAAAAACATGAGCAGCATATTCAAAATATGATTCAGTTTTTAGAGCAAAAAAAATATATAATTATGAAAAAGGAGCGTCAATTTATTGCAAAGGAAATTTAAGTAATCACGTTTTTTTTATAAAAAAAGGAGAAGTAAAAACGTACAAAATTAACAATGAAGGTAAAGAATTTGTTACGGGGTATTTTACAAAAAATCAATATTTTGGCTATTCTTCATTTATAAAAGGTTTGGCTCATTTTGAAAATTCTAAAGCAATTACAACTACTCAATTGTATAAAATCACTAAAAATGAAATAATTGAAATCACAAAAAATAATCCTTCTATTATATATGAATTTATAGATTTATTAGCTAGTAATTTAATTGATGTAAAAGAGCAATTAATACTTTTAGCTTATGGTAGCGTTCGAAAAAAAACAGCGATTACTTTACTCAAATTAGCAACTACCAATTTTGTAAATTCTGAAAATAAAATCACTATTTCACGCAGTAATTTGGCTAAATCAATAGGAATTGCTAAGGAAACTTTAATAAGGACTTTACATGATTTTAAAGTGGAAAAACTGATTGAAATAGAACCCAAAAGTATTAAGCTTATCAATAAAAAAAAGCTACTTAAAATACAGTAAATCAATATTTAAATTGATAACAATCATTTTTTACAATGATGGCTATCATTGCCATTTTAGCATTTATAAACTAACTTGTAGTGTGTAATAAAAAGATGGAGGTTTAATTTTTAAAATATAGTTTATCATGTCACTTATTAAATTTAACAGACGTTTTCCTTTATTTGATCAAATGCTACCTGATATTTTAGATACAGATAGGCTTTTAAATGAAGATTTGATTTTAGAAGATAATTGGGTACCAGCAATTAATGTTAAGGAAAACAAAAACGACTTCGAAATTGAAGTTGCAGCACCTGGTTTTTCAAAAAAAGATTTTGAAGTAACCATTACCGATGATATTTTAACAATAGCAGCGGAAAACAAAAATAGTGTAGAAGATAAAGATGAAGAATACTCTCGACAAGAGTTTTATTTTAACTCTTTTAAAAGATCTTTTACATTACCAAAGAGTATAGATTTTAGTAAGAAGATTAAGGCTAAATATGACAATGGTGTTCTAAGGGTTCATTTAGAGAAATTGGAGATTTTAAAAAGTGAAGAACACAAAAAAGTGATAGAAATAAGCTAATCTTCTTTTTTTGAGCCCGAGAGATATGTAATTATTTCTCGGACTCTTAATCAATTTAAAAACAACTAAAATGAAACAAGTAATTCCAAAACAAAAAGTGGCTACATTTAAACACAGTATAGATTATTTGCATAGTAAATCAAAACAATGGATTTCTGAAATTAAATTTATTAAAGTTGAGCAAAATTTTCTCAAAGAGTTACTAGCAGAACATATTATTGGTTTGTGTGATTCCAATAATTTTACAAAAGCAAAATTATTTTTAAATGGTATCAATCACGAAAAAAAATTAGGAGATGAATTAATTAATTCAATTAAAGAACACAATATTAATTTAGCATTATTAATTGAAAAAGTTTATTTAAAAAAAGAAGATACCATTAGAGAAAAACATGAGCTTTTAAAAAAAGAAGTGAAAAATTATATTGAAAATTTTAAATATATTAAAGAACAAGTATTTGAACTTATATTACTTATAATGAAAAAAGAAAAACAACAAAAATTGTTAGCAAAATAGGTGTGTAAATACAAATACTTTAATCGTTTTCAAATTTTAGTTCTTTCAAATTTTGTAGAGTAAATAAACAATAAATATGCTATTTATTGGCCATTAACGAGGTGGCTGGTGAAATAGCTTGGGGATATTTATTATTTGGACAGTTAAAGATATTGAATTTTTTGATTTGGGGTAAAATTGATTCTACATTTTGACTGTTGTTTATACAAAATTTTGAAGTATGAAGTATTCAGAACTAAAGTTTGAAAACGATTTTTATGTTTTCAAATAATCCCAATGAAATATTTTAAAAACAGATAGCCAATCAGAAGAAAATTGGGCTTTTACGGTTATTTTTTTGTCAGAAATAGGGTGTATAAAACTTATTAAATAAGCATGTAAAAATAAATTGCAACAGTTAAATTTCTGTTCAAACATTCTATTATGAAATCTATCTCCATATTTAGAATCTCCAATAATAGGGTTACTTATTTTGTTCATGTGAATTCGAAGCTGATGCATTCTACCAGTAGAAGGTGTAAGTTTTACCAAACTATATCTTGAAACTTCATAAGGATGAACCGGAATTTCTATTGATTTTGTAAAAATAGGTTCCAAAAAAGTTGTTGCTTCCTTGTAAGATTGAGTATCAGGATTTTTAACAGGAGAGTCAATAATTCTAGATTTAGTTACAAAGCCTCTTACAATTGCTATGTATACCTTTTCTATTTGATTAGAATTAAAGAGTTTTTGGAAAATAGCAACATTTTCTTGTTGTTTAGCCAAAATTAAAGTTCCTGAAGTTTTTCTATCTAAACGGTGAACAGGATAAAGAGTAATACCCATTTGTTGTTTTAGAATTTCTAACAAAGTAGCATCTTTAATATTACGAGCGTAATAAGAGTTATGAACTAAAATGTTATTGGGTTTATTTACAATTATAATAAATTTATCTTCAAAAATAATTTCTAGCTGCATAGTACAAATATATGTGTTGAAATGGATAGGGCAATGGTTTTTTAACTAAAACCTAAATAAAAATAAGTACATTTATGCGACCTAAAATGTTTTAGTTATTATGAAGTTTATGACCGCAATAGATTTTCAAAGAAAATGTATTGTAAAAATGTATGTAATACTTTTTACCTGCTTAACTTTTACAAATGTAAGTTCACAAAATACTAATTTTAAATCAGCTGGTGATGCTCTTTTGGTTGTATTACCTTTAAGTGCATTTGCAGCCACAATAATTAACAACGATAAAATTGGCAGAAAACAGTTTTATAAAGGATTTGCTATTAATTTTGCTACAACAACAATACTTAAATTAGCGATTGTTAAAAAAAGACCCGATGGAAGTGATTTTAATTCTTTTCCTTCAGGGCATACTTCAATAACTTTTCAAAGTGCTTCTTATTTGCAAAGAAGATATGGGTTTCAATATGGAATTCCTGCTTATATTTTAGCTAGCCTTACAGCGTATTCTAGAATAAAATCTAATAAACATGATTTATTGGATGTAGTTGGTGGAGCTTTTATTGGTATTGGAAGCACTTATTTATTTACTACATCGTATCAAAAAAAACATATGGAATTAACTTTTAGTAGTGGCAAGGGTAGTAATTATTTACTTGGATTTAATTTTACATTTTAATTGCTAGTATTTTTAAAGTTAGGGGTTTAGAATACCCTATTTAACATAATATAAATTATAATACAAACATAGTAATTTCTGTATAGACGTATTTCAGGCTATTTATACATAATAAGAGGAGGCTGTCTGAAAAGCAATTATACTTGTCATTTTGAACAAAGTGAAAAATCTCAACATCTTGATATATAAATGTTTAATTTCAAGGAGATTCTTCATTTACATTCAGAATGACACTTTTTAGACAGCCTCCGGCTTATTATGTTAAAAGAAATTACGGCTTTGAAGTTCACATTTCTATTTGATAGCTATAATTGCATATTATGTTAAATATCCCAGGAACATTCTATTTCTATACGATATTCAGTACTTGGGTTAAGAAAATTTCAAATACACGATTCTCAGTGTACAGTAATTTAGTAAACCATTTGTAGCTATAATTTGCCATTATGTTAAATTACTCATCTAATTTCTATTTTATTTATTAGGTATTCGTGATGTGCTTCGCAGTTGCCGCTGCCAACCACTTTATTGTTTTTTAAAACCAAATTGTTAACTCAATTTATTTTACACACAATTTGCAGCCGCTTGCCAACGCCAAAAAAAGCAATCCTTTTAGTTTCATAATTTTGTTTTGAATATTACTGAATATTCTCGTTTAAAAAGTTTTCAGGTTGTTCTCGTTAAGTTGGTGCAACAGTTTAAAATTTTTGAAATCGACTTATTAGGAGATTCACGAACACTATTGTAAATTTTTAAAATAAATAATGCTGTGAGTAAAATAAAAATTTCTAAACACTTGCTTAAATTTCGTTTCTAAAAGAACTTTCTTTCATTATGCTTATCTTTTTTCCTTGAT contains the following coding sequences:
- a CDS encoding response regulator transcription factor, producing MKKKALLIEDDKNIRETTSKILELANYRVKTAENGFLGVQLAKSFLPDILICDISMPELDGFGVLQIISKIPHLISIPFVFLTTKKTTYTDLRKGMELGADDFLRKPFEESELLRVIESRLKRAEAFKNKNEGLITEIEHVEPHEKHEQHIQNMIQFLEQKKYIIMKKERQFIAKEI
- a CDS encoding Crp/Fnr family transcriptional regulator, producing MKKGEVKTYKINNEGKEFVTGYFTKNQYFGYSSFIKGLAHFENSKAITTTQLYKITKNEIIEITKNNPSIIYEFIDLLASNLIDVKEQLILLAYGSVRKKTAITLLKLATTNFVNSENKITISRSNLAKSIGIAKETLIRTLHDFKVEKLIEIEPKSIKLINKKKLLKIQ
- a CDS encoding Hsp20/alpha crystallin family protein, with protein sequence MSLIKFNRRFPLFDQMLPDILDTDRLLNEDLILEDNWVPAINVKENKNDFEIEVAAPGFSKKDFEVTITDDILTIAAENKNSVEDKDEEYSRQEFYFNSFKRSFTLPKSIDFSKKIKAKYDNGVLRVHLEKLEILKSEEHKKVIEIS
- a CDS encoding pseudouridine synthase, translating into MQLEIIFEDKFIIIVNKPNNILVHNSYYARNIKDATLLEILKQQMGITLYPVHRLDRKTSGTLILAKQQENVAIFQKLFNSNQIEKVYIAIVRGFVTKSRIIDSPVKNPDTQSYKEATTFLEPIFTKSIEIPVHPYEVSRYSLVKLTPSTGRMHQLRIHMNKISNPIIGDSKYGDRFHNRMFEQKFNCCNLFLHAYLISFIHPISDKKITVKAQFSSDWLSVFKIFHWDYLKT
- a CDS encoding phosphatase PAP2 family protein; the encoded protein is MKFMTAIDFQRKCIVKMYVILFTCLTFTNVSSQNTNFKSAGDALLVVLPLSAFAATIINNDKIGRKQFYKGFAINFATTTILKLAIVKKRPDGSDFNSFPSGHTSITFQSASYLQRRYGFQYGIPAYILASLTAYSRIKSNKHDLLDVVGGAFIGIGSTYLFTTSYQKKHMELTFSSGKGSNYLLGFNFTF